The Streptomyces sp. NBC_00286 nucleotide sequence GCGCCGGATCAGTGCGATGACGTCATCGATGGCGTCCAGGGCCTTCAGAAGGCCGCGCAGGATGTGCGCGCGCTCCTCGGCCTTGCGCAGCCGGAACTTCGTACGCCGGACGATGACCTCGATCTGGTGCGCCACCCAGTGCCGGATGAACGCGTCGAGCGACAGCGTGCGCGGCACACCGTCCACCAGCGCCAGCATGTTGGCGCCGAAGTTCGTCTGCAGATCGGTGTGCTTGTACAGGTTGTTCAGTACGACCTTGGCGACCGCGTCGCGCTTCAGGACGATGACCAGGCGCTGGCCGGTACGGGACGAGGTCTCGTCGCGTACGTCCGCGATGCCGCCGATCTTGCCGTCCTTCACCAGGTCGGCGATCTTCTGCGCGAGGTTGTCCGGGTTGACCTGGTAGGGGAGTTCGGTGACCACCAGGCACTGGCGGTTCTGGATCTCCTCGACCTCGACGACCGCGCGCATCGTGATGGAGCCGCGGCCCGTGCGGTAGGCCTCCTCGATGCCTTTTCGACCCACTACTAGGGCGCCGCTCGGGAAATCGGGGCCCTTGATGCGCTCGATCAAGGCGTCGAGCAGTTCTTCGTGGGAGGCGTCGGGATTCTCCAGGTACCACTGGGCGCCGGCCGCGACCTCGCGCAGGTTGTGCGGCGGGATGTTGGTGGCCATGCCGACCGCGATCCCCGCCGAGCCGTTGACCAGCAGGTTCGGGAAGCGGGACGGCAGGACGGTCGGCTCCTGGGAGCGGCCGTCGTAGTTGTCCGTGAAATCGACGGTCTCCTCGTCGATGTCGCGGACCATCTCCATGGACAGCGGCGCCATCTTGCACTCGGTGTACCGCATGGCCGCCGCCGGGTCGTTGCCCGGAGAGCCGAAGTTGCCGTTGGAGTCCACCAGCGGCATCCGCATCGACCACGGCTGCGCGAGGCGGACCAGCGCGTCGTAGATCGAGGAGTCGCCGTGCGGGTGGTAGTTGCCCATGACGTCGCCGACGACGCGGGCGCACTTGTAGAAGCCCTTCTCGGGCCGGTAGCCGCCGTCGTACATGGCGTACAGGACGCGGCGGTGGACGGGCTTGAGACCGTCCCGTACGTCCGGCAGGGCGCGCGACACGATGACGGACATCGCGTAGTCGAGGTACGAGCGCTGCATCTCCGTCTCGAGCCCGACGGGCTCGACGCGCAGGGCAAGGCCCTCTTCCTCAGGCGTGACTGGAATGTTCTCGTCGGTCATTGCTGGTGAAGATCCTTTCTGGTGCGGTCAGCTGAGACCGACTCAGATGTCGAGGAACCGGACGTCCTTGGCGTTGCGCTGGATGAACTGGCGGCGCGCCTCGACGTCCTCGCCCATCAGGACCGAGAACAGGTCGTCGGCCTGGGCGGCGTCGTCGAGCGTGACCTGGCCGAGAACGCGGTGCTCCTGGTCCATGGTCGTGATGCGCAGCTCCTCGGCGTTCATCTCACCGAGACCCTTGAAGCGCTGGACCGAGTCCTCGCGAATGCGCTTGCCGTTCTGGCGGCCCAGCTCGATCAGCGCGTCGCGCTCGCGGTCGGAGTACGCGTACTCGAAGTCGTCCCGGCCCCACTTGATCTTGTAGAGCGGGGGACGCGACAGGAAAACGTGGCCCGCCTCGACCAGCGGCCGCATGAAGCGGAACAGGAACGTCAGCAGCAAGGTGTTGATGTGCTGGCCGTCGACATCGGCGTCCGCCATCAGAATGATCTTGTGATAGCGGAGCCTTGCGATGTCGAAGTCCTCGTGGACTCCGGTGCCGAAGGCCGAGATCAGCGCCTGGATTTCCTGGTTCTGCAGGATCTTGTCGATCCGCGCCTTCTCGACGTTGAGGATCTTGCCTCGGATCGGGAGGATCGCCTGGTACTCCGGGTTGCGGCCGGACTTGGCCGAGCCGCCGGCGGAGTCACCCTCGACGATGAAGATCTCGCACTTGGTGGGGTCGTTCGACTGGCAGTCGGAGAGCTTGCCCGGCAGGGACGCCGTCTCAAGGAGGCCCTTGCGCCTGGTGAGGTCCCGCGCCTTACGGGCCGCCACGCGCGCGGTGGCCGCCTGGATGCCCTTGCGGATGATGTCCGCGGCCTCGGTCGGGTTGCGGTCCAGCCAGTCGTTGAGGTGCTCGTAGACGACCTTCTGGACGAAGGTCTTCACCTCGGTGTTGCCCAGCTTGGTCTTGGTCTGGCCCTCGAACTGGGGCTCGCTCAGCTTGACCGAGATGATCGCGGTCAGACCCTCGCGGATGTCGTCGCCCGTGAGGTTGTCGTCCTTCTCACGCAGCAGCTTCTTGTCGCGCGCGTACTTGTTGACCAGGTTCGTCAGCGCAGCACGGAAACCCTCTTCGTGCGTACCGCCCTCATGCGTGTGGATGATGTTGGCGAAGGAGTACACACCCTCGCTGTAACCGCTGTTCCACTGCATGGCGAGTTCGAGGGAAAGGCTCTTGTCCTTGTCCTCGGCCTCCAGGTCGATCACGGTGGGATGCACCACGTCTCCCTTACGGGAGTTGAGGTACTTCACGAAATCGACGATGCCGCCCTCGTAGTGGTACGAGACGCTCTTGACCTCGTGCTTCTCGTCCTCGCCCGCCTCGTCCGCCCCGGCCGTGGCCTTCGCCGACTCGCGCTCGTCGGTGAGGTTGATCCTCAGCCCCTTGTTGAG carries:
- the gyrB gene encoding DNA topoisomerase (ATP-hydrolyzing) subunit B, coding for MLCQKGRFVADSGNPNENIPSTDAGANGEVTASLYDASAITVLEGLDAVRKRPGMYIGSTGERGLHHLVQEVVDNSVDEALAGHADTIDVTILADGGVRVVDNGRGIPVGIIPSEGKPAVEVVLTVLHAGGKFGGGGYAVSGGLHGVGVSVVNALSTKVSVEIKTDGYRWTQDYKLGVPTAPLAKHEATDEHGTSVTFWADPDIFESTEYSFETLSRRFQEMAFLNKGLRINLTDERESAKATAGADEAGEDEKHEVKSVSYHYEGGIVDFVKYLNSRKGDVVHPTVIDLEAEDKDKSLSLELAMQWNSGYSEGVYSFANIIHTHEGGTHEEGFRAALTNLVNKYARDKKLLREKDDNLTGDDIREGLTAIISVKLSEPQFEGQTKTKLGNTEVKTFVQKVVYEHLNDWLDRNPTEAADIIRKGIQAATARVAARKARDLTRRKGLLETASLPGKLSDCQSNDPTKCEIFIVEGDSAGGSAKSGRNPEYQAILPIRGKILNVEKARIDKILQNQEIQALISAFGTGVHEDFDIARLRYHKIILMADADVDGQHINTLLLTFLFRFMRPLVEAGHVFLSRPPLYKIKWGRDDFEYAYSDRERDALIELGRQNGKRIREDSVQRFKGLGEMNAEELRITTMDQEHRVLGQVTLDDAAQADDLFSVLMGEDVEARRQFIQRNAKDVRFLDI